GTTCTTCGTCGGGGTGGTGAGAGGCACGGGGACTCCCGGGGTAGGCTAGAGGATGTAGCGCGACAGATCCTCGTCCTGGACGACGGAGGCGAGGCGTTCGCGCACGTACGCGGCATCGATCTGCAGGTCCTTCGGGCCCTGCTCGCTGGCGTTGAAGGATACCTCGTCCAGCAACCGCTCCAGAACCGTATGCAACCTCCGTGCACCGATGTTCTCGGTGCGCTCGTTCACGGACTGTGCGATGCGCGCCAGTTCCATGATGGCATCGTCGGAGAATTTCAGCTGAACCCCCTCGGTGGCCAGTAGCGCGGTGTACTGGCGGATGAGGGAATTGCGCGGCTCGCGGAGGATGCGCACCAGGTCCTCGCCCGTGAGGGGCTCCAGCTCCACGCGGATGGGGAAGCGGCCCTGGAGCTCGGGGATGAGATCGCTCGGCTTGGAGACGTGGAAGGCGCCCGCGGCGATGAAGAGCATGTGGTCCGTCTTCACCTGGCCGTACTTGGTGTTGATGGTGGAGCCCTCGACGATGGGCAGGATGTCGCGCTGCACGCCCTCGCGCGACACGTCCGGGCCGGCGCCCTTGCCTCCGCCCTCGCGGCTGGCGATCTTGTCGATCTCGTCGATGAAGATGATGCCGCTGGTCTCCGCGCGGACGAGCGCCTCGCGGTTGACGCGGTCGCTGTCCACCAGCTTGGCGGCCTCCTCGCGCTCCAGCAGGCGCAGGGCCTCGGGGGCGCGCACCTTGCGCCGCTGCGAGCGGCTCATGCCGGGCATGTTCTTGAAGAGATCCTGCAGGTTGACGCCGATCTCCTCCATGCCCTGGCCGGAGAAGTTGCGCAGGAAGGTGGGGGTACCGCTCTCGGTGGTCTCGAGCTCCACCTCCTGGTCATCGAGCGTGCCGGCGCGCAGCTGGGCGCGGAGCTTCTCGCGCTCCAGATCCCCGAGCCGGGGCGCGGAGGGCGGCGGCGGGGGCGCCATGAAGCCAATGCCCCCCGAGGGACGCGGGGTGGGCCCCTGACCGGAGAGCAGCTGCGCCAGCCGGTCCTCGGCGATCTCGAGGGCGCGGGCGCGCACCTTCTCCATCTCCTCGTCGCGCACGAGCGCGATGGCGGCCTCGACCAGGTCGCGCACCATGGACTCGACATCGCGGCCCACGTAGCCGACCTCGGTGAACTTGGAGGCCTCCACCTTGACGAAAGGCGCCTGGGCGAGCTTCGCCAGACGCCGGGCGATCTCCGTCTTCCCCACGCCGGTGGGGCCGATCATGATGATGTTCTTGGGGTGGATCTCATCGCGTAGATCCTCGGGGACCTGCTGGCGGCGCCAGCGGTTGCGCAGGGCGATGGCCACCGCGCGCTTGGCGGCGTTCTGCCCGACGATGTAGCGGTCCAGCTCGCCCACGACCTCGCGCGGAGTGAAGGCGGGGTTCTTTCGTGCGTTGCTCACGGCGGCGCCCCCTCAGAGCTCTTCGATGGAGATGTTGGTGTTGGTGTAGATGCAGATGTCCGCGGCGATCTGCATGGCGTGGGTGGCCACCTCGCGCGCGGACAGCTGCGTGTGCGCCATGAGGGCGCGGGCGGCGGCGAGCGCGTAGGAGCCACCGCTGCCCACGGCGGCGATGCCGTAGTCGGGCTCGATGACGTCGCCGGAGCCGGAGAGGATGAAGGTCTTCTCGCGGTCGGCCACGACGAGCAGGGCCTCCAGGCGGCGGAGGAAGCGGTCGGTGCGCCAGTCCTTCCCGAGCTCCACGCAGGCGCGGGCCAGGTTCTTCTGGTGCTCCTTGAGACGGGCTTCGAAGCGCTCGAAGAGGGTGAAGGCGTCGGCGGTGCTGCCCGCGAAGCCGGCGATGACGGAGCCCTCGCCGATGCGGCGCACCTTCTTCGCCGTGTTCTTCATGATGGTCTTGTCGAGACTGACCTGACCATCGCCCGCGATGACGACCTTTCCCTCGCGGCGGACGCAGAGGATGGTGGTGCCGTGGAACATGGAGAGGGGTTTAACAAGTGGAAGCGGGCGATTCCATCGTTCCCGGACTGGCTGTTCGCCCTCGCACCCTTGGCGCAGTAGCCCCGCGTGAAGCGCCGTTCAGCGCGCCTTGAGAGGGGCGACGCATTGGCCCGCCGCATGCTTCCGGCGCGGCTCGCCATGCCTGGACCCCATGACCTCTTCGCACGCTTCACCTTCGGCCATCCCGAGCGGGCCGCGGCCGAGCTGCGCGCCGTCCTGCCTCCGCACGTCGTCTCCGAGGTGGACTGGTCATCCCTGCGGCGGGAGCCCGGTTCCGTCGTGGACCCGGAGCTGCGGGAGACCGAGAGCGACCTGCTCTTCACCGCCGCTGGTGCCGCGCTTCGAGTACCTGCTGGATGACCTGACGGCCGAGCGGGCTGAGGCGTTGCGGTCACGCCCTGGCCCACCCCTGGCCCGGCTGGCGTGGCTCGTATTGCGCTACGGACGCACCGAGGAGCTGGCTCACCGTCTCCCGGAGTGGACGGCGCTCTTCGCGCAAGTGCGGGCCGACCCTGATGGCACCGAGAATCTGGTGGTGGTCATCCGCTACCTCCTCTGGGTCGGGGACAAGACCACCTACAAAGTCACGAAGCGGGTGCTACATTCGATGATGGATGAACCCCAAGTGGAGGAGCTGATGCGGAGCCATGGCGAGGTGCTCATCGAACGGGGGATAAGGAGGGGACTGGAACGGGGTCGGGCGGAGGGACTGGCTGAAGGGCGACTGCGAGGGCGAGCCGAGTCATTGCTTCGAATTCTCGCTGCCCGGAGCGTGCACGTCGGTGATGAGGCGCAGCAGCGCATCCTCGCATGCGCGGACGTGGCCACCCTCGACCGTTGGCTCGACCGGGCCCTGAACGCCACCCATCTCTCCGATGTGCTGGATGAGCCAGCGAGCTGAGGCCGCGCCCCTACCCCGACGCGCACCCTGCAGAGGGACTCACGCCCTCGGGTGCGCGGCGTCGTAGACGGCCTGGAGCTGCTCCCAGCTCACGTGCGTATACCGCTGGGTGGTGGAGAGGCTCGCGTGGCCCAGCAGCTCCTGGATGCTGCGGATGTCCGCCCCGCCTCCGAGCAGGTGCGTGGCGAACGAGTGACGCATCGCGTGCGGGCTCACCTTGCGCTGCAGCGCGCACTGCACCACGTACGTGTCCAGGTGCCTCGCGATGCTCCGGGGCGTCAGCCGGCCTCCGCGGTAGTTGAGGAACACCGCGTCCGCGTCCTGCTCCGGGCGAGGCACCGCGAGCAGCTCGCCCCGCCGCGCCAGATACGCATCCAGCGCGCGGATGGCCTGCGCGTTCACCGGCACCAAGCGCTCCTTGCTGCCCTTGCCCATCACCCGAACGATGCGCCCACTGCGGTCCACGTCCAGCAGATTCAGCCCACACAGCTCGCTGATACGCAGGCCGCCGCCGTACAGCATCTCCAGGATGGCCCTGTCCCGCAGGCCCAGCACCGTCTTCTGTGACGGCATGTCGAGGATGGCGAACACCTCGTCCACGGGGAGCACCTTGGGCAGGTTCCTGGGCAGCTTGGGGCTCTTCACCAGCTTGGCCGGGCTGCCCGGCAGCAGCTTCTGCCGCACGAGGTACTTGTAGAAGCTCTTGATGCTCGCGAGCCGCCGCCCCCGGCTGGACGGCGCATGGTCCACCGCCAGCGTGCCCATGTAGCCGCGGATGGCCGCGTGCGTGGCCGCCAGCAGCGTCAGCTTCATCCGCTCGACCAGGTAGCGCTCGAAGTCCACCAGGTCGATGAGGTAGTTGCGCACGGTGTGCGGACTGGCGCCCTTCTCGTCCTCGAGGTGGGCGCGGAACTTCTCCAGCAGCGGCGACAGCTCGGCGGTGCTCATGGGCGGCTCCAGCGTAGACGCAACCGGGCCGCCCGCAAGCTTCTCACGGCTGGGCCGGCGCCACGTACACGCCCGGGTTCGGCCCCTGCTTCACCACGTACACCGCCAGCGAATCATCCGGGCCCGCGAAGTACGCCGGCAGCTGCGCGCCCTGGTCGAGCGTCTTCCGCGCTTGCGTCTTCACGTCGTACACGGCCACGTCGAACGTGTCCGAGTCCATCCGCGCCGAGGTGGCGAGGATCCGGTTCCCATCCCCGGACAGCTTGTAGCTGTAGATGCCCTGCAGCCACGTCTGGGGCTGGGTCTGCTCGGCCCGAGGCAGCGTCAGCGCCTTGAAGTCACAGGCACGGCCCTCGCGGATGCAGCCGGCGCGGAAGACGAGCGCCTTGTTCTCGGGGGCGAAGCCGTAGCCGAAGACGCCCGGGTGGGCCTTCTCCGCCTTCTCCGCGCCCACCTGGTACAGCATCAGGTCCACCGAGTAGATGGGCTTGAGGAAGCGCGAGAGGAAGGCCACGTACTTGCCGTCCTTGCCCCACAGGAAGTTGGGCACGCGGCTGCCCACCAGCTTCGGCTCGCCGTCCGGCAGCGCCACCACGCCCATCAGCCCCGCGCCCGCCGACAGGTCGTACTTCGCCAGGAAGCCCAGCGCCTGCGAGTCCGGCGAGAAGGCCAGCTCCTTCACGCGCTCGCCCACCTTGCGCCCCGGCTCGCCCGAGGCCGGGCCCACGAACAGATCGCCCGGCACCTCCGGCTTGCCCCCATCGTTGCGCGCCAGCCACTTCGAGTCCGGCGAGAAGGCGAACGCCGTCGAGCCCGAGGCCACCTTCCGGCCCTTCAGCTCCGGCACGTCCGCCAGGTACAGGTCATACATGCCGGGCGTCGCCGGGGTGCGCACCTGGTACGCCACGCGCTTGGAGTCCGGCGACAGCACGAAGTCGCCCACCTGGTCCGCCAGCTTGAGCGGCTCGCCCTTCTTCGCCGCGTCCTCCACCACCGGCACCGCCAGCAGCCCGCCGGCCGCCGTCAGCCGCCGCTTGAAGAAGAGCATCGTGCCGTCCGGGGAGAAGCCCGCGGTGGACACCTCGCCGCCCACCTGGCGGAAGGGCCCGGCCGGCAGGGCTCCCAGCTTCAGCACCCCTCCGTCCACGAAGGCCAGCTGCGTGCCATCCGGGCTCGGCAGGAAGTACGTCACCGCGTCGCCCAGCTTCCGGGGCTCGGCACTGGGATCGCTGAGCGCCAGCACGTGCAGCGCGCCGGACTGGTTCGCCAGGTTGTACCCGGTGAGGTACAGCACGTGCTTGGAGTCCGGGGTGAAGAGCAGCCCCCCGGGCACGTTCGTCACCCCATCGCCCAGCTTGCGCGGCACGCCGCCCGTCACCGGCACCATGTACAGCTCGCCCAGCCGCATCTGCGGCGGAATGCCCTCCACCGTCGGCTTGCGCGTCTTGCGCAGGTACGTGGCGAACTGCCCGTCCTCGGTGACGCGCAGATCCTCCGCCGCCCCCTCGGCCAGCATCACGCCCATTCCGCCCACCACCGCTCCGGCCCGGGCACTCCCCTTCCCTCCCCCGGCCTTGTTCCCGTCGCGCTTGCACCCCACCAGCGCGAGCACCATCAGCGCTCCCGCCATCACGGTTCGTCTCATGCGGTCCTCTGGAGCTCCTGCGCGGGAGGCACACTCGGCAGCCACGCGGCCATGTCCGCCCGCGCCCGCTCCGCGTACTTCGTCCGCTTGTCCGCCTTCTTCACCCGCCCCGGCAGCGGCGGGAACAGCCCGAAGATGACGTTCGAGGGCTGGTAGTCATAGTCCGGCGGGTGTGCCTCGCCCGTCACGTGACGGTAGAGCGAGCCCATCGCCGTGGTGGCCGGTGGCGGGACGAACTCGCGCCCCGTCAGCCGCGCGTACACCGCCAGCGCCGTCATGTACCCGCACGCCGCCGACTCCACGTACCCCTCCACACCGGTGATCTGCCCGGCGAAGAACAGGCGCGGCTCCGCCTTGAGCGACAAGTCGCGCCCCAGCAGCCGCGGCGAGTCGATGAAGGTGTTGCGGTGGATCTGCCCCATCCGCAGGAACTCGGCGTTGGCCAGGCCCGGGATGCACGTGGTGAAGATGCGCTTCTGCTCGCCCCACGTCAGGCGCGTCTGGAAGCCCACCATGTTCCACGACGTGCCCGCCTTGTCCTCCATGCGCAGCTGCACCACCGCGTAGGGCTCCTCTCCCGTGCGCGGATCCTTCAGCCCCACCGGCTTCATCGGCCCGAAGGCCAGCGTCTCATCGCCTCGATCGACCATCACCTCGATGGGCAGACACCCTTCGAAGTACCTGGGTTCCTCGAAGCTGTGCGGCTGCAGCTTCTGCCCCGCCTTCACCTCGGCGATGAACCGGTAGTACTCCTCCTGGTTCATCGGCAGGTTGATGTAGTCGTCTCCCCCGCCCTTGCCGTAGCGGCTCGCGCGGAAGGCGATGTTCATGTCGATGGAGTCCCCCGCCACGATGGGGGCGATCGAATCGTAGAAGTAGAGCTTCTCCCCCACGTAGCGCTCGAGGTCCTTCGTCAGCGCGTCCGAGGTGAGGGGGCCCGTGGCCACCACCACCAGGCCCTCGGGCAGCTGGTCCACCTCGCCCGTCACCACCTCCACGCCCGGGGCCTCGCGCACCGAGCGCGTCACCGCCGCCGAGAAGGCCTCCCGCTCCACCGCCAGCGCGTCACCGGCCGGCACCCGGTGCGTGTCCGCGCACCCCAGGATCACCGACGACAGCGTCCGCAGCTCCGCGTGCAGCAGGCCGATGGCGCTCTCCGGGTTGTCCGAGCGCAACGAGTTGGAGCACACCAGCTCCGCGAACTGGTCCGTCTTGTGCGCTGGCGAGCGCCGGTGCGGCTTCATCTCGCGCAGCGTCACCGGTACCCCGCGCCGCGCCAGCTGCCAGGCGCACTCGCTCCCCGCCAGTCCACCGCCAATCACCGTCACCCGCTGAAACTTCACGTCCTGCATCACACTCTCCGGGGGCCAGTCCTGGCCCGTCCGGCAACTGTTAGCAGGACCACCCCGCCCTTTCCCACACTCCCGCGCATGGATGTCCACTCCCGGAGCACCAGTCCCCTGCCTGCCCGCCTCCTCCTCGGCCCTGCGACAAGTAGGAGAAACAGAAACAGTTTCCCTACCTCCCCGTGGCTCCTAGCTTTTCCCCGTTCATCGCGCGGGAAAGTCGGTCCGGGCGACGCAGTGCACCATTGGATGGAGCGACAAGCCATGAACCGAGACAGCGACCTTCTGAAGATTCGCGAGCTCCTGCAGCGCCGCCGCCGGGACATCCTGCACGCCACTCAGGGCGCACAGCGCGAGCTGAGCGCCCTGAAGGATCAGGATCGGGATCCGGAGTACGAGGAGAATGCCCAGGCGGAGCTGGCGGACTACACCCTGTCCAGCCTGATGGAGGCGCAGCGGCGCGAGGTGATGCTCATCGATGCCGCACTGCGT
The sequence above is a segment of the Archangium lipolyticum genome. Coding sequences within it:
- the hslU gene encoding ATP-dependent protease ATPase subunit HslU, whose product is MSNARKNPAFTPREVVGELDRYIVGQNAAKRAVAIALRNRWRRQQVPEDLRDEIHPKNIIMIGPTGVGKTEIARRLAKLAQAPFVKVEASKFTEVGYVGRDVESMVRDLVEAAIALVRDEEMEKVRARALEIAEDRLAQLLSGQGPTPRPSGGIGFMAPPPPPSAPRLGDLEREKLRAQLRAGTLDDQEVELETTESGTPTFLRNFSGQGMEEIGVNLQDLFKNMPGMSRSQRRKVRAPEALRLLEREEAAKLVDSDRVNREALVRAETSGIIFIDEIDKIASREGGGKGAGPDVSREGVQRDILPIVEGSTINTKYGQVKTDHMLFIAAGAFHVSKPSDLIPELQGRFPIRVELEPLTGEDLVRILREPRNSLIRQYTALLATEGVQLKFSDDAIMELARIAQSVNERTENIGARRLHTVLERLLDEVSFNASEQGPKDLQIDAAYVRERLASVVQDEDLSRYIL
- the hslV gene encoding ATP-dependent protease subunit HslV, with amino-acid sequence MFHGTTILCVRREGKVVIAGDGQVSLDKTIMKNTAKKVRRIGEGSVIAGFAGSTADAFTLFERFEARLKEHQKNLARACVELGKDWRTDRFLRRLEALLVVADREKTFILSGSGDVIEPDYGIAAVGSGGSYALAAARALMAHTQLSAREVATHAMQIAADICIYTNTNISIEEL
- a CDS encoding Rpn family recombination-promoting nuclease/putative transposase — translated: MPGPHDLFARFTFGHPERAAAELRAVLPPHVVSEVDWSSLRREPGSVVDPELRETESDLLFTAAGAALRVPAG
- a CDS encoding RpnC/YadD family protein, which codes for MPRFEYLLDDLTAERAEALRSRPGPPLARLAWLVLRYGRTEELAHRLPEWTALFAQVRADPDGTENLVVVIRYLLWVGDKTTYKVTKRVLHSMMDEPQVEELMRSHGEVLIERGIRRGLERGRAEGLAEGRLRGRAESLLRILAARSVHVGDEAQQRILACADVATLDRWLDRALNATHLSDVLDEPAS
- a CDS encoding tyrosine recombinase XerC produces the protein MSTAELSPLLEKFRAHLEDEKGASPHTVRNYLIDLVDFERYLVERMKLTLLAATHAAIRGYMGTLAVDHAPSSRGRRLASIKSFYKYLVRQKLLPGSPAKLVKSPKLPRNLPKVLPVDEVFAILDMPSQKTVLGLRDRAILEMLYGGGLRISELCGLNLLDVDRSGRIVRVMGKGSKERLVPVNAQAIRALDAYLARRGELLAVPRPEQDADAVFLNYRGGRLTPRSIARHLDTYVVQCALQRKVSPHAMRHSFATHLLGGGADIRSIQELLGHASLSTTQRYTHVSWEQLQAVYDAAHPRA
- a CDS encoding gliding motility protein, producing MRRTVMAGALMVLALVGCKRDGNKAGGGKGSARAGAVVGGMGVMLAEGAAEDLRVTEDGQFATYLRKTRKPTVEGIPPQMRLGELYMVPVTGGVPRKLGDGVTNVPGGLLFTPDSKHVLYLTGYNLANQSGALHVLALSDPSAEPRKLGDAVTYFLPSPDGTQLAFVDGGVLKLGALPAGPFRQVGGEVSTAGFSPDGTMLFFKRRLTAAGGLLAVPVVEDAAKKGEPLKLADQVGDFVLSPDSKRVAYQVRTPATPGMYDLYLADVPELKGRKVASGSTAFAFSPDSKWLARNDGGKPEVPGDLFVGPASGEPGRKVGERVKELAFSPDSQALGFLAKYDLSAGAGLMGVVALPDGEPKLVGSRVPNFLWGKDGKYVAFLSRFLKPIYSVDLMLYQVGAEKAEKAHPGVFGYGFAPENKALVFRAGCIREGRACDFKALTLPRAEQTQPQTWLQGIYSYKLSGDGNRILATSARMDSDTFDVAVYDVKTQARKTLDQGAQLPAYFAGPDDSLAVYVVKQGPNPGVYVAPAQP
- the trmFO gene encoding methylenetetrahydrofolate--tRNA-(uracil(54)-C(5))-methyltransferase (FADH(2)-oxidizing) TrmFO, with protein sequence MQDVKFQRVTVIGGGLAGSECAWQLARRGVPVTLREMKPHRRSPAHKTDQFAELVCSNSLRSDNPESAIGLLHAELRTLSSVILGCADTHRVPAGDALAVEREAFSAAVTRSVREAPGVEVVTGEVDQLPEGLVVVATGPLTSDALTKDLERYVGEKLYFYDSIAPIVAGDSIDMNIAFRASRYGKGGGDDYINLPMNQEEYYRFIAEVKAGQKLQPHSFEEPRYFEGCLPIEVMVDRGDETLAFGPMKPVGLKDPRTGEEPYAVVQLRMEDKAGTSWNMVGFQTRLTWGEQKRIFTTCIPGLANAEFLRMGQIHRNTFIDSPRLLGRDLSLKAEPRLFFAGQITGVEGYVESAACGYMTALAVYARLTGREFVPPPATTAMGSLYRHVTGEAHPPDYDYQPSNVIFGLFPPLPGRVKKADKRTKYAERARADMAAWLPSVPPAQELQRTA
- a CDS encoding TraR/DksA family transcriptional regulator, with amino-acid sequence MNRDSDLLKIRELLQRRRRDILHATQGAQRELSALKDQDRDPEYEENAQAELADYTLSSLMEAQRREVMLIDAALRRMDTGVFGVCVDCGFDIPIERLEALPFAIRCEEDATRHELDMRGGHHQAVPTL